From a region of the Mauremys mutica isolate MM-2020 ecotype Southern chromosome 12, ASM2049712v1, whole genome shotgun sequence genome:
- the LOC123346843 gene encoding olfactory receptor 14A16-like, with protein sequence MAIAFNHHLHTPMYFFLMNLSIVDLGSISVIVPKSMANSLMNIRSISYAGCVAQVFFLLFLLGADFSLLTVMAYDRYVAICQPLHYETIMNRRACVQMAAGAWISGILYSALHTGNTFALTFCGGNIVNQFFCEIPQLLKLTCSDSYLNEIGVLAFTVCLVLGCFVFIILSYVQIFKSVLRIPSEQGRHKALSTCLPHLTVVSLFVCTGAFAYLKPTSSSPSALDLVMAILYSVLPPIMNPIIYSMRNKEIKAALRRLTGCR encoded by the coding sequence ATGGCCATAGCCTTCAAccaccaccttcacacccccatgtacttcttcctgatgaatctgtccatcgtagaccttggctccatctctgtcattgtccccaaatccatggccaactccCTCATGAACATCAGGTCAATTTCCTATGCTGGATGTGTTGCccaagtctttttcctcctcttcttgtTGGGAGCGGATTTTTCCCTTCTCACCGTCATGGCATATGaccgatatgtcgccatctgccaaccactgcactatgagacaATAATGAACAGAAGAGCGTGTGTACAAATggcagctggtgcctggatcagTGGGATTCTCTACTCTGCACTACACACCGGGAATACATTTGCATTGAccttctgtggaggcaacatagtgaatcagttcttctgtgaaatcccccagctgcTGAAGCTCACCTGTTCTGACTCATATCTGAATGAAATTGGGGTTCTTGCCTTTACAGTATGTTTAGTCTTAGGCTGCTTTGTTTTTATCATTTTGtcgtatgttcagatcttcaaatcAGTGCTCAGgatcccctctgagcagggccggcataaagccctatccacctgccttcctcacctcactgtggtctccttgtttgtttgcactggggcctttgcctacctgaaacccacctccagctccccaTCTGCTCTGGATCTTGTGATGGCAATTCTCTATTCCGTATTGCCACCAATCATGAATCCAAttatctacagcatgaggaacaaagaGATCAAAGCTGCCCTGAGGAGACTGACTGGTTGTAGGTAA